Proteins encoded in a region of the Macrobrachium nipponense isolate FS-2020 chromosome 39, ASM1510439v2, whole genome shotgun sequence genome:
- the LOC135210486 gene encoding carbohydrate sulfotransferase 10-like: protein MKMIIVRHPLDRLLSAYRDKMLRVKQACDPYIKLQKDIIEKYEDPNGDPLPKSTVLMHVGLDGTQCLNEALGLNLTVPYGARNPLLEVQPTNMTFNHPTFSQFLLKVRDDIARFWDTKGNSGLNFHWRPYWITCGPCKLNYDVIAHVETLGPDQEFVIRELGLQNILYNTRAHASNFDSYNDTSNALAHYYRQVPRKVLRQIVKYYKPDFEIFGYDHKSFFLLAEGKTNQ, encoded by the exons ATGAAAATGATCATTGTCAGGCATCCGCTGGACCGATTGCTGTCAGCAtaccg GGACAAAATGCTTCGAGTGAAACAAGCCTGTGACCCATACATCAAGTTGCAAAAGGACATCATAGAGAAATACGAAGACCCCAACGGAGACCCATTGCCGAAATCCACAGTCCTCATGCACGTAGGCTTAGATGGTACCCAGTGCCTGAACGAGGCCCTGGGACTAAACCTGACGGTGCCTTACGGTGCCAGGAACCCCTTGCTTGAAGTCCAGCCCACCAACATGACGTTTAACCACCCGACTTTCTCGCAGTTTCTCCTGAAAGTCAGGGATGACATTGCGCGGTTTTG GGATACAAAGGGCAATTCCGGGCTGAACTTTCACTGGCGGCCATATTGGATCACGTGTGGCCCCTGTAAGCTGAACTATGACGTCATCGCTCATGTTGAGACCCTTGGCCCTGATCAAGAGTTCGTCATCCGGGAACTTGgtcttcaaaatattttatataacaccCGCGCACATGCTTCCAA TTTCGACAGCTACAACGATACCAGCAACGCCTTGGCCCACTATTACCGGCAAGTCCCCAGAAAGGTTCTACGGCAAATCGTCAAGTATTACAAACCGGACTTCGAGATCTTTGGTTACGATCATAAGTCGTTCTTCCTACTTGCAGAGGGAAAGACAAACCAGTGA
- the LOC135210019 gene encoding lysosomal acid glucosylceramidase-like codes for MNNYLNHFNIVLPMSCICSRCTIPVQYHVIPADSFYQQEAENEIHLVTVLGKMRVGVVLFLVFLAGVNGEGEKCIPRYFGHSSFACVCNATYCDTLPRPPPLAGGEFLLCTSDIDKNRFLMTSHAFNETGKIGATEINDFILDPEITYQTMLGFGGAFTDSTAKNLLSLSTGAQEHLLRSYFSSTGIEYNIGRVNMGGCDFSWRTYSYDDVEGDVALEHFALQEEDIVYKIPMIQRAKEMSDKPIKLIASPWSAPTWMKSNKQFHGMGHLLEEMYQPWAEYFVKFFKSYLDHNIDFWGVTAQNEPVDGNIPYFWFNCMGWTAKTQRKWIAENLGPTLENNNLGDLKLMIMDDQRIFLPKWPATVLNDTEAAKYVDGIAIHWYWDQFSSPELLTRTHELFPDVFLLGTEACVGDKPYEVEIAIGAWERLERYAHDIITDLNHWVTGWTDWNLALDTQGGPNWAGNFVDSSVIVNETADEFYKNPMFYAMGHFSKFVQEGAQRIELTPVNQVSLQTVAFRNSDNSVAIVVLNKSGREIEARIQTPTLGSINVLAGPRSLHTVYYV; via the exons ATGAATAACTACTTGAATCATTTCAACATTGTTTTGCCCATGTCTTGTATATGTTCTCGTTGCACAATACCAGTACAATATCACGTTATCCCAGCCGACTCATTTTATCAGCAAGAGGCTGAGAATGAGATTCACTTAGTCACTGTCCTCGGGAAAATGAGGGTCGGCGTTGTCCTTTTCCTGGTGTTTTTGGCTG GAGTTAatggggagggagagaagtgcaTTCCTAGGTACTTCGGCCACAGCTCCTTCGCCTGCGTCTGCAACGCCACCTACTGCGATACTCTCCCGCGTCCTCCCCCCCTGGCGGGAGGGGAATTCCTCCTCTGTACTTCCGACATAGACAAAAATCGATTCCTCATGACGTCACATGCTTTCAACGAAACGGGAAAGA TCGGCGCAACAGAGATCAATGACTTCATTCTAGACCCTGAAATCACTTACCAGACTATGCTGGGATTTGGTGGTGCCTTCACTGACTCAACAGCCAAGAACTTGCTGTCTCTTAGTACGGGAGCTCAAGAACATTTGCTCAG GTCATATTTTTCGAGCACAGGCATCGAATACAATATAGGTCGCGTCAACATGGGAGGGTGCGATTTCTCATGGCGGACTTATTCTTACGATGACGTCGAAGGTGATGTGGCGTTAGAGCATTTTGCACTtcaggaggaagacattgtgtaCAAG ATCCCCATGATACAGAGAGCCAAAGAAATGTCTGACAAACCAATCAAGCTGATTGCGTCCCCTTGGTCAGCACCGACGTGGATGAAGTCTAATAAGCAGTTCCATGGTATGGGCCACCTGCTAGAGGAAATGTATCAGCCTTGGGCAGAGTATTTCGTCAA ATTTTTCAAAAGCTACCTAGACCACAACATCGACTTCTGGGGCGTGACTGCCCAGAATGAGCCAGTGGATGGCAACATCCCTTACTTCTGGTTCAACTGCATGGGCTGGACTGCGAAAACCCAGAGAAAGTGGATAGCAGAGAATCTCGGACCGACTTTGGAGAACAACAATTTGGGAGACCTGAAACTCATGATTATGGATGACCAGAGGATCTTCTTGCCTAAGTGGCCTGCGACG GTTCTAAACGACACCGAAGCAGCCAAGTACGTTGATGGCATCGCTATTCACTGGTACTGGGATCAATTCTCCTCGCCCGAGTTGCTCACGAGGACTCACGAGCTTTTCCCTGACGTTTTCCTACTAGGAACGGAGGCTTGTGTTG gggACAAGCCCTATGAAGTAGAGATCGCCATAGGAGCCTGGGAAAGACTGGAGAGATACGCACATGACATTATAACG GACCTCAATCACTGGGTGACAGGTTGGACTGACTGGAACCTGGCTTTAGATACCCAGGGAGGGCCTAACTGGGCCGGAAACTTCGTGGACTCCTCAGTCATCGTCAACGAG ACAGCAGACGAATTCTACAAGAACCCCATGTTTTACGCCATGGGCCACTTCTCAAAATTCGTGCAAGAGGGCGCCCAAAGGATAGAACTGACTCCAGTTAACCAAGTTTCCCTCCAAACTGTCGCTTTTAGGAATTCTGACAACTCTGTCGCCATAGTCGTCCTGAACAA ATCTGGACGTGAAATTGAAGCTAGAATCCAAACGCCTACACTTGGCAGCATCAACGTACTAGCAGGACCCAGGTCCCTCCACACGGTCTATTATGTCTAA